The proteins below come from a single Triticum aestivum cultivar Chinese Spring chromosome 5D, IWGSC CS RefSeq v2.1, whole genome shotgun sequence genomic window:
- the LOC123123915 gene encoding protein DETOXIFICATION 56, translating to MDPPSSPPPHDHGQREQEHQDGCPAAREKRPWGWAAAAARAVAGEARAQRGIALPLIGMNLTWFAKQAVTTAFLGRLGDLELAAGTLGFSFANATGFAVLTGLCGAMDPICGQAHGAGNAALLRRTLLMATAMLLAASLPIALLWLRVDTVLLRVFGQQPDIAVVARRYVLCLLPDLAVTSFLAPLKSYLSSQEVTLPTLFASAVGLAVHVPLTAWLARTRGVEGVAAAVWLSDLAVALLLSAYVLASDVLLARKSAKTASVAAPCARWWWPEETKTAAADWLRLIRLAVPCCLNTCLEWWCYEILILLTGRLPDARRAVAVIAITLNFDYLLFAGMLSLSVSASVRVSNSLGAGDAAGARRAGAVSILGGVLAGALGGLLMLASRRQWPRLYTRGAEVRDGVGKAMKVMAALEVVNFPLNVCGGIVRGTARPAVGMYAVLGGFYLVALPVGVALGFRARLGIEGLLAGFIVGAAASLTVLLVVIARMDWGAEADKARLRAGAGADDEPNAHHKEAPQNAADV from the coding sequence ATGGATCCACCGTCGTCACCGCCGCCGCACGATCATGGTCAGCGTGAGCAAGAGCATCAGGACGGGTGCCCGGCGgccagggagaagaggccctgGGGGTGGGCGGCAGCGGCAGCGCGCGCGGTGGCCGGCGAGGCGCGGGCGCAGCGGGGCATCGCGCTGCCGCTCATCGGCATGAACCTCACGTGGTTCGCCAAGCAGGCCGTCACCACCGCCTTCCTCGGCCGCCTCGGCGATCTCGAGCTGGCCGCCGGCACGCTGGGGTTCAGCTTCGCCAACGCCACGGGCTTCGCCGTCCTCACGGGCCTCTGCGGCGCCATGGACCCCATCTGCGGCCAGGCGCACGGGGCCGGCAACGCCGCGCTGCTCCGCCGCACGCTGCTCATGGCCACCGCCATGTTGCTCGCCGCCTCCCTGCCCATCGCGCTCCTCTGGCTCCGCGTCGACACCGTGCTCCTCCGCGTCTTCGGCCAGCAGCCTGACATCGCGGTGGTCGCGAGGCGGTACGTGCTGTGcctcctccccgacctcgccgtcaccTCCTTCCTCGCCCCGCTCAAGTCGTACCTCAGCTCCCAGGAGGTGACGCTCCCCACGCTCTTCGCCTCCGCCGTGGGCCTCGCCGTCCACGTCCCGCTCACCGCGTGGCTGGCGCGGACCAGGGGCGTCGagggcgtcgccgccgccgtctggCTCAGCGACCTCGCCGTCGCGCTCCTGCTCTCCGCCTACGTGCTCGCGTCCGACGTGCTCCTCGCGCGGAAGAGCGCCAAGACGGCGTCTGTAGCGGCGCCGTGCGcgcggtggtggtggccggaggAGACGAAGACGGCGGCGGCCGACTGGCTACGGCTGATCCGTCTCGCCGTGCCGTGCTGCCTGAACACGTGCCTCGAGTGGTGGTGCTACGAGATCCTGATCCTGCTCACGGGCCGCCTGCCGGACGCCCGGCGCGCGGTGGCGGTGATCGCGATCACCCTCAACTTCGACTACCTCCTCTTCGCCGGCATGCTCTCCCTCTCCGTGAGCGCGTCCGTGCGCGTGTCCAACTCCCTGGGCGCGGGAGACGCCGCGGGGGCGCGCAGGGCCGGCGCCGTCTCGATCCTCGGTGGCGTGCTCGCCGGCGCCTTGGGTGGCCTGCTGATGCTGGCGTCGCGGCGGCAGTGGCCTCGCCTCTACACGCGCGGCGCGGAGGTGCGGGACGGCGTGGGGAAGGCGATGAAGGTGATGGCAGCGCTGGAGGTGGTGAACTTCCCGCTGAACGTGTGCGGCGGCATCGTGCGCGGCACGGCGAGGCCGGCCGTGGGCATGTACGCCGTGCTGGGCGGGTTCTACCTGGTGGCGCTGCCGGTGGGCGTGGCGCTGGGGTTCAGGGCCCGGCTGGGGATCGAGGGGCTCCTGGCCGGGTTCATCGTCGGCGCCGCGGCCAGCCTGACGGTGCTGCTCGTGGTGATCGCGCGCATGGACTGGGGCGCCGAGGCTGACAAGGCGCGGCTgcgggccggcgccggcgccgacgaCGAGCCGAATGCTCACCACAAGGAGGCACCCCAAAATGCTGCTGACGTTTGA